The sequence GTCGGCTTCGTGCTGCGCGCTGACGCGGCGGGCCCGGACGAACCGGGGGGCGGGCACGGCGGGGACGTCGCCGGTGCCGGGCGGGACGCCGGCCGGTGAGGCTGTCCACGAGGATCGCCGTGGCGGTCGGCGTCCTCGTCCCGGTGCTGGTGATCTCCTCCGGCTGGATCATGGTGCGGCTGGTGGCGGGCGACATCCACCGGCAGGCCGACGCGCACCTGCGGCAGCGTGCCGCCGACGTCGAACCGCAGGCCCGCGACCTGCTGCGGGCGATGGCCAACGACCGCCCGCCCGATGTCGAGGAGGCCCGCAGCCGCAAGCTGTTCAGCTCCGCGCTCGACGTCGGCATCCGGGTCACCGGCTCCGGCGGCACCGTCTCCGGTGGCCCGCAGCCGGCCGGCTCCGCACCGCTGCCGTCCGCCGCGAGCGCCGCCGGCCCGGTCACCGTACGGGCCGGCGGCCAGAGTTGGCGGGTGCTCGCCGTGCCCGTGCGCGGTGTGCGCGCCGCCGCCTCCGGCACGCTGTGGGTCTTCGGCAGCGACACCGCGGGCCAGGCACAGATCGGTCAGGTGCGACGCCGTGTCCTCACCGTGGCGCTGCTGACCGCACCCGTCGCCGGCGCCGCGGCCTGGTTCGCCGCCACCCGGCTCGCCCGCCCGCTGCTGCTCCTCCAGCGCCGTGCCGCCGGTATCGACCCCCGGGCCCGCACCGCGCGGCTCGACCACACCCCCACCCGGGTGCCCGAGATCGACGACCTCGCCCGCACCCTCACGACCGTGCTGGCCCGGTACGACGAGCAGGCCGCCCGCAGCAGCGAAGCCCTCGCCACCGCCCGTACGTTCGCCGCCAACGCCTCGCACGAGTTGCGCACGCCGCTGATGAGCATGCGCATCAACCTGGACGTGCTCGACGGCACGCCCGCGCCGGGTGCGGCCGAGCGCGCCGAGATCGTCGCCGATCTGCGTGCCGAGCACGAACGGCTGCTCGGGCTGCTCGTCATGTTGCGTGCCCTCGCGGAGGGCGACCTGGTCGAGGCCGGGTCCTTCAGCTGCGTCGACCTCGCCGAGGTGGTCGGCGCCGCCGTCGCCGACCTGCGCCGTACCCACCCCGCCGCGCGGGTCACCCTCGACCTCGCGCCCGGCTGCGCGGTGTACGGCTGGCCGCAGGGACTGCGCTCCGCGGTCGACAACCTGCTCACCAACGCGGCCGTGCACGGCCGCGGAGGTGACGGCACCGCGGCCGTCGAGGTCCTGCTGCGGCCGTCCGCCGACCGGGCCACGGTCCGCCTCACCGTCGCCGACCACGGTCCCGGCATACCCCCGGCGGCCCGTGCCGACGTCTTCCGCCGCTTCCACCGCCGCCCCGGCAGCCCCGGCTCCGGCCTCGGTCTGGCGCTGGTCGGCCAGCAGGCGGCGCTGCACAGCGGCACCGTGGCCGCGGCGGGCCGCCCCGACGGGCGCCCGGGCATCGCCATCGTCCTCGACCTGCCCGCCGGTGCCGCAGGTGACGCGGACACCCTCGTCCTGCCCCGCCGCCGGGACTGGCTCTCCGGCCCGCCGCCCGCCTGACGTCCCCGCGGGAGCGGGCGCCGGACGGCCACATGGTTTCCACAAAAAGCCTTCCTACGGTGACCGCGCCGGCGGGCGAAGGGCCCGCGGAGCGAAGGGAGCAGGACGATGCGCAGGTTCCGCAGCGCGGTCACGGCGACCGCGGCGATGGCGGCGGTGCTCGGGGCGGCGGGAAGCGCGGCGGCGGACACCGGGAGCGGAGCGACGCCCGGTGCCACGTCGAGCACTTCGGCCGGGACGGGAGACACCAAGGGCGCGGGCGGCTCCAGGGACGGGGCGGTGCGCCTCTGCAAGCGCGTGCCGGCCATCGACGCCCGGATCGACCGCGCGCTGGCCCGCCTCAACGGCCCGGCCACGAAGCGCGGTTCGATCGCCCGCTTGCAGAAGCGGGTGAGTGCCGCGCAGAGCAAGGGCCAGACGGCCGTGGAGACCTATCTCAACGACAGGCTGACGTTCCGCAAGTCGCTGGTGCCGACCCTGACCCAGCGCAGCAGCGACCTCGACGCCGTGCGGACCTGGTGCGGCGCACAGGGGTACACCTCGAAGCCGGCAGCGAAGTGACCGCTCGCAAAGGGGCGTTGGCGGTACTGCCCGCGGTCGTTCTGGGAGCGGCTCTGCTGGCGGGGTGCGGGCAGCACGACCACGCGGCCGCCCCCGGCGCGTCCGGCACGGCATCGGCCCCGCCCGCGCCGTCCGCGTCCGAACTGGCCCACATGCGCAAGCTCGTGGACGGTGCGGACGCCGCGGCCTCGGCCGCCGAGAAGGACGCGGCCGGCGACAACTGACGGCCCGGCCGGCAACCCACCAGTTGCCGGCCTCCGTCGCTGCCCGGCCGCGGAGCACCCTCGATCCGCCCCGGCGACGAGATCCCCGATGAGTTTCCGCCGGTCCGGCGGTCTGCCTTCCGTGGGGCCGGGCCGGATAAGGCCGAGGGCATGGCGGACGACGTCGGGAAAGGACGGGCGGTGTGGGCGAGGTCATCGTGATCGAGCACCTGACACTCGACGGGGTGATGCAGGCCCCGGGGCGTGCGGAGGAGGACCGGCGGGACGGCTTCCGGCACGGCGGCTGGGCGAACCTGCACCAGGACCCCGCCCAGCAGCAGGCCATGGCCGCGTACATGTCGAGCGCCTGGTCCCTGCTGGCCGGCCGGACGACCTACGAGCAGTTCGCCGGCTACTGGCCCGGGCAGGCGCTGAACCCGATGAGCGTGGCGCTCGACCGGGTCCGGAAGTACGTGGCCTCCACCACCCTCACCGAGCCGCTCGGCTGGCGGAACTCCACGCTGCTGACCGGGGACGTCCCCGGCGCCGTGCGCCGCCTGAAGGCCGAACTGCCGGAGAACCTGGTGGTCTTCGGCAGCGGCGTGCTGGTCCGCTCGCTCCTGCGCAGCAGCCTGGTAGACACCCTGGTACTCCTGATCCACCCGGTGGTACTCCGCTCGGGCCGCCGCCTGTTCGCAGAGGCGGGCTACGGCCCGGCCCCGGAGACGTCCGCCTTCCGTACGGCCCGTACGGAGACGACCGGCAGCGGGGTGATCATCGCGACCTACCGGCCCGCCTGAAGCCGGGCCCGCACGGAGCCGGGCCCGCACGGAGCCGGGCCCGCACGGACCCGGGCCCGCACGGAGCCGGCCCGGACGGAGCCGAGCGGCCGAGCCGGCGGGAGGTCAGGCCGCCTGCCTCGCCGGATCGCTGCCTCGCCGGGTCGCCGGGTCGCCGGTCGCCTCGGGTGCTCAGCCGGCCACGGAACTCGTGGTCAGACCCGCCTCGTCACCGCCGGGCTCGCCCTTGACCGCCACTCCGCTGCCCTGGCGTTCGACGCTGAGGACGCCGCCCGAGCTGCTCATGCTGCTCGCCCCGCCCTTCCCGGCCGTGCCCCGGGGAAGCGCGGGCGGCTTCGGGCAGTCCTTGTTCAGCCTGGCGCCGGGCACTTCCTTCCCGTTGACGTAGACCTTGCCGTCCACCGACTTGACCGTGGTCTTCGCCACGCCCAAGGCGCCCACCTGCGAGCGGAGTTCCCGATGCCGGCCCGCGCGGCGTCCGGAGCTGAGTCGGGCGGAGCTGAGCCGGGCGGAGGTGAGCTGCGCGGGTGTGAGCCGCGTGGTGCTATGAGGCCGCCGTTCGCGCAGCCGGGGCGGCCGGCGCCTGGGCGGGCTCGTCCGGGGTGGCCGCCTCGGGCGGGGTGCGCAGCGAGCCGGCCGCGGCCGCGGCCACCGCGCACAGCACCAAGGGCAGCAGGAACGCCACGTTGAGGGGGACGATCCGGGTCAGCGCGCCGATGGCCGCCGGGCCGGCGAGCATGCCGAGGTAGCCGAGCCCGGCCACCCGGGAGACGTTGGCGCCCGCCGCTTCGTGGTCCGCGTGGCCCGCCACGCTGAAGAGCTGGGGCACGCACCCCGACAGGCCGATGCCGAACACCGTCCAGCCGACGAGCGCCAGTGCGATCCAGGGCGAGCAGACGACCGCGACCATCCCGACCGCCGCCGTGCCCGCACCCCACCGGACCACCGCGACCGGGCCGAACCGCCCCGCCACCCGGTCGGTGAGCAACCGTCCGGCCGTCATGGCCGTGGCGAAGCAGCCATAGGCGAAGGCGGCGGTGGCCGGCGACGCGTGCAGGACGTCGCGGGTGGCCAGCACGCTCCAGTCGTTGGCGGCGCCCTCGGAGAGCATGACCATCAAGGCGAGCGCGGCCAGCAGCCAGATCCGCCCGGGCACCCGGCGCCGGGTCCGCTTCGCGGCGGCAACCGTGTCGGGCCCGGCAGCGTCCGGGGCCTGCGCAGCCGTATCCGCGCCGGGTGCCTGCGCTTCCGGAGTCGCCCCCTGCTGCCGGGGCAGCAGCGCGGGCGCGACCATCAGGGCGGCGACCAGGCACACCCCGGCGGTACCGCTCAGCGTGGCCGGCGCGCTCCAGCCCCAGCCGAGCGTGCGGGCGCCGACCAGCGACGCGGCCACCCCGCCGAGCGAGAACACCGCGTGGAACGAGGACATCACCGGCCGCCCGTAGCCGCGCTCCACCTGGACGGCGTGCGCGTTCATGCCGACGTCCAGGCAGCCGTTGCCGAAGCCGAGGACGAGCAGCGCCGCGCCGAGCGCCCATCCGCTGGTGGCCGTTCCCGGCAGGGCGACCGCAGCCGCGCACAGCGCCGCGCTGACCGGGACGACCCGGCGCGCGCCGAACCGGTCGGCGAGCGGGCCGACCAGCTGCATCCCGGCGAACGCCCCCGCGCCCAGCAGGAGCAGCAGTGAGCCGAGCACGGCGTGGCTGATGCCCGCACGCTGCTCGATCGCCGGGATGTGGACGACCCACATCCCCAGGACGAACCCGTTCAGGGCGAAGTACGCGAAGGTGGCCGCCCGGGCGGCACGAAGGGTTCGCTGCATGGCCGCGAACCTAACAAACATTCTTGGTGTTCGTCACTGCCGATATCGCACACCAATTTTGTTCGTGGTGTTCAATGGGGGCATGGCAAGCAGCGAGCGACACCAGCAGATCGTCGAGGCGGTACGAGCGGAGGGCCGGCTGGGCGTCGCCGAACTGGCCGCCCTGACCGGCGCCTCGGAGATGACCGTCCGCCGGGATCTGGAGATCCTCGCGGGGCAGGGCGTCCTGGAGCGCTACCGGGGAGGTGCCCGCAGCCTGCTGCTGCGCGGCGAGGAACCGCCGTTCGCGCTCCGGGAGACCGAGAGCCGCGCGGTCAAGCAGCGGATCGCGGCCGAGGTCGCCGCCCTCGTCGCCGACGGCGAGACCGTCGTGCTCGACAGCGGCACCACCTGCCTGGAGGTGGCGCGGGTCCTGCAGCAGCGGCGGCTCACCGTGATGCCCCTGTCCCTGCACGCGGCCAACGCGCTGACCGGCGCGGCGCGGCTCCGGCTGATCATCCCCGGGGGCGAGCCCCGCCCCGGCGAACTCGCCCTGACCGGCCCGCTCACCGAGTCGGCCCTGGCCGCACTCCGGTTCGACACCGCCGTGCTCGGCTGCTGCGGGCTGAGCGCCACCGACGGGCTCACCGCCTACGACCTCGCCGAGGCCGCCGTGAAGCGTGCCGCGGTTGCCTCCGCCCGCCGGGTGATCGCGGTCGCCGACGCCGCCAAGTTCTCCCGTACCGCCCTCGCCTTCGTCGTACCGGTCACCGCGCTGCACACCGTCGTCACCGACGAACGCGCCCCGCAGGACGAACTGTCGGCCCTGACCGCCGCCGGCGTGACCGTCCGCACGGTCCCCGCCGCTCCCGCCGCCTGACTCCTGACGTCCGGGTCAGGTGGTGGGGTTGGCGGGACGCGAACCCGCTGCTCCGGGGCGCTACTTCGCGTCCGCGTAGCACTCGACCGCGTGGGTCTCCAGCGGGAACGGCACCGGGGTCGGGCCGAACACCAGGCGGCGGGCCTCGTCGCCGGCCGCGGCGACGGCCGACTCGACGGCGGGGGCGAGCGCGGTGGGGGCGTGGACGATGACCTCGTCGTGCTGGAAGAAGACCAGGCGCGGCTCGGGGCCGATCGCGGTGAGCCGGCGGCGGAGCGCGGCGAGCATGGCCAGCGCCCAGTCCGAAGCGCTGGCCTGGATCACGAAGTTGCGGGTGAAGCGCCCCCAGGAGCGGGCGGCGCGCTGATCGAGGGCGGAGGCGTCACCCGCGTCGGCGGCGTCCCCGGCGAAGCCGCCTTCCGTGTCGATGAAGCGACTTGCCGAGGGCGTGGGCGAGGTACGGCCGAGCTGGGAGCGCACGACGCCGCCCGCCTCGCCGGTGCGGGCGGCGGCCTCTACCAGGGCGAGCGCGGCGGGGAAACGGCGCCGCATCACCGCGAGGAGCTGCCCGGCCTCGCCACTGGTCTGCCCGTACATCGCCGCGAGCAGGGCGATCTTGGCGCGCGGCCGGTCACCGGCGAAGGCGTCCAGGGCAAGCGCCGCGTAGAGGTCACCGGCGGCGGAGGCCTTGGCGAGCCCAGGGTCGCCGGACATCGCGGCCAGCACCCGCGGTTCGAGCTGGCCGGCGTCCGCCACGATCAGCCGGTACCCCGGGTCGGCGACCACCGCGCCCCGCAGCAGCCGCGGGATCTGCAGCGCGCCGCCGCCGCGTGTCGCCCACCGCCCCGACACCACCCCGCCGACCACGTACTCCGCCCGGAACCTGCCCGCCCGCACCCACGCCTCGCGCCACGCCCAGCCGTGCGCGGCGTGGATACGGGACAGCTCCTTGTAGCGCAGCAGCAGGGCGGCGGCGGGGTGGCCGACCTCGCGCAGTTCGTGCGAGCGGGTGGTGCGCAACTGGACGCCCACCCGGGCGAAGGCGGGCAGCACCTGGGCGGGGGAGTCGGGGTTGACCGGGCGGCCCAGCTCCTGCTGGATGCGCAGTGCGAGGTCGCCCAGGATCGCGGGGCGGGCGCCGCCGGCCGGGCGCGGGCCGAGCAGGCCGGTGAGGAGTTCGTCGTGGACGGCCGCGCTCCACGGCAGGCCGTCCTGGCCCATCTCCACCGCGGCCAGCGCGCCCGCGGACTCCGCGGCGCACAGCAGCAGGGTGCGGTCCGGGTGCTCGCTCGCCGCGATCCGGCGCCGCTGGTCGGCGTAGACGGCGACCAGGGCCGTCAACGGGTCGGTGTCCTGCGGCAGATGGTGCCGGTCGGCCGCGAACAGCACCGGCTGGTCGTCGGCGCCCGGCTCGGGCGCGTCCGGCGGCTCGGGCAGGTCCCGCAGCCGCGCCCACGCGGCGCCGAGCGACCGCGGCCGGCCGTGCCGCCCCGCCATCCCCAGCAGCAGCGACTCGACGAGCTTCACGTCATGGCACCGCGCCGGCCGCACCGCGGCGCGCTCCAGTAGCCGCGGATACATCTCGTC comes from Streptomyces sp. NBC_00448 and encodes:
- a CDS encoding DeoR/GlpR family DNA-binding transcription regulator, encoding MASSERHQQIVEAVRAEGRLGVAELAALTGASEMTVRRDLEILAGQGVLERYRGGARSLLLRGEEPPFALRETESRAVKQRIAAEVAALVADGETVVLDSGTTCLEVARVLQQRRLTVMPLSLHAANALTGAARLRLIIPGGEPRPGELALTGPLTESALAALRFDTAVLGCCGLSATDGLTAYDLAEAAVKRAAVASARRVIAVADAAKFSRTALAFVVPVTALHTVVTDERAPQDELSALTAAGVTVRTVPAAPAA
- a CDS encoding sensor histidine kinase — translated: MRLSTRIAVAVGVLVPVLVISSGWIMVRLVAGDIHRQADAHLRQRAADVEPQARDLLRAMANDRPPDVEEARSRKLFSSALDVGIRVTGSGGTVSGGPQPAGSAPLPSAASAAGPVTVRAGGQSWRVLAVPVRGVRAAASGTLWVFGSDTAGQAQIGQVRRRVLTVALLTAPVAGAAAWFAATRLARPLLLLQRRAAGIDPRARTARLDHTPTRVPEIDDLARTLTTVLARYDEQAARSSEALATARTFAANASHELRTPLMSMRINLDVLDGTPAPGAAERAEIVADLRAEHERLLGLLVMLRALAEGDLVEAGSFSCVDLAEVVGAAVADLRRTHPAARVTLDLAPGCAVYGWPQGLRSAVDNLLTNAAVHGRGGDGTAAVEVLLRPSADRATVRLTVADHGPGIPPAARADVFRRFHRRPGSPGSGLGLALVGQQAALHSGTVAAAGRPDGRPGIAIVLDLPAGAAGDADTLVLPRRRDWLSGPPPA
- a CDS encoding bifunctional 3'-5' exonuclease/DNA polymerase — encoded protein: MESVVAVVPDPVGSGGRLCPLGPDGRPIGAGETVSDLAAAVARREAAERPRWVWAATDEMYPRLLERAAVRPARCHDVKLVESLLLGMAGRHGRPRSLGAAWARLRDLPEPPDAPEPGADDQPVLFAADRHHLPQDTDPLTALVAVYADQRRRIAASEHPDRTLLLCAAESAGALAAVEMGQDGLPWSAAVHDELLTGLLGPRPAGGARPAILGDLALRIQQELGRPVNPDSPAQVLPAFARVGVQLRTTRSHELREVGHPAAALLLRYKELSRIHAAHGWAWREAWVRAGRFRAEYVVGGVVSGRWATRGGGALQIPRLLRGAVVADPGYRLIVADAGQLEPRVLAAMSGDPGLAKASAAGDLYAALALDAFAGDRPRAKIALLAAMYGQTSGEAGQLLAVMRRRFPAALALVEAAARTGEAGGVVRSQLGRTSPTPSASRFIDTEGGFAGDAADAGDASALDQRAARSWGRFTRNFVIQASASDWALAMLAALRRRLTAIGPEPRLVFFQHDEVIVHAPTALAPAVESAVAAAGDEARRLVFGPTPVPFPLETHAVECYADAK
- a CDS encoding dihydrofolate reductase family protein — translated: MGEVIVIEHLTLDGVMQAPGRAEEDRRDGFRHGGWANLHQDPAQQQAMAAYMSSAWSLLAGRTTYEQFAGYWPGQALNPMSVALDRVRKYVASTTLTEPLGWRNSTLLTGDVPGAVRRLKAELPENLVVFGSGVLVRSLLRSSLVDTLVLLIHPVVLRSGRRLFAEAGYGPAPETSAFRTARTETTGSGVIIATYRPA
- a CDS encoding MFS transporter is translated as MQRTLRAARAATFAYFALNGFVLGMWVVHIPAIEQRAGISHAVLGSLLLLLGAGAFAGMQLVGPLADRFGARRVVPVSAALCAAAVALPGTATSGWALGAALLVLGFGNGCLDVGMNAHAVQVERGYGRPVMSSFHAVFSLGGVAASLVGARTLGWGWSAPATLSGTAGVCLVAALMVAPALLPRQQGATPEAQAPGADTAAQAPDAAGPDTVAAAKRTRRRVPGRIWLLAALALMVMLSEGAANDWSVLATRDVLHASPATAAFAYGCFATAMTAGRLLTDRVAGRFGPVAVVRWGAGTAAVGMVAVVCSPWIALALVGWTVFGIGLSGCVPQLFSVAGHADHEAAGANVSRVAGLGYLGMLAGPAAIGALTRIVPLNVAFLLPLVLCAVAAAAAGSLRTPPEAATPDEPAQAPAAPAARTAAS